TTTCACGGCCGCACAGTCCACGACGATGACAGCTGTCAGACCATCCCTGTGCTGCCTCACACAGCTGTGATGCTGGTGCCGGGTCAGACGCTGCCTCTGCAGCTGTTCAGGCCACAGGAGGTCAGCATGATGCGAAACGTCATCCAGAGAGACCGCACCTTTGCTGTGCTCGCACACAGGTGAGCAGCGATGCAAATGATAATGTAGCCACTGGAAATCATCACAGACTAGACAGAGCTGATAAAcagagaggttttttttggcatattacTTAAAGGCTTTACTAGTCATGAAGAGCTCTGTGCGGCCtatgaaaaactgttttatagTGTCACACAACTCTGAGAAAATAATTCTGTTAACGATTATCATTATCTTGGTTTCAGCTTGGAGACTCTTCAAATTTCTAATGGAAAGCTTTGTTACAAACAGGCTGGATGGAGTTTAAAAGATTAGGGCATCCACCTGGCTtggaatgaaataaaatataataaatatatatatttttactgcataattgcctgaaaataaagaTTGTTTTGCCTTAGAATAAGATTTTATTGTAGATTGTTTATACTAACAATGGGAGCAGTCCTAATTTatggagattgccatgttgcgccgccatttttctacagtagAATGAATACATCAAATAGCGGCTCTAGATAAGGCCATTTGCTTTTATACGGTTTCACGTCAGCAACCATAGTTAGCAACCTCTCCACAAATGAGCCgcatcataaaaacaatgatttgtgatgtgaaactgctttatttagcatttcattttttttaaaattatggaTGTCACTACAACTACAAGTACAGCACTAAATCCCTTGAGTGCTGTTTGAATTTAATTGTAAtggttttatttgatatttttttctgcagtgatgcCAGTGAGCCGGAGGCAGAGTTTGGGACAACAGCTGAAATCTATGCATACAGAGAAGAGCAGGAATATGGAATTGAAACTGTCAAAGTGAAAGCTGTGGGGAGGCAGAGATTCAAGGTCCATGAGATAAGAACTCAAGCAGACGGGTGAGTTTAACTGCCTCATAAACCGTTAAACCAAAGGTTAGGGATAAATGCATgtgcacatttaaatgaaagctgcatttgataaataattgtGTGTCGGGGTCCTCTCATGGAGTGAGCCCGCGATTGTCTGCAGTAATCAGAGCCCTGCACGTTTTCATCTTAATTGTtattgtctgtgtctctgtgtgtgtgtgtgtgtgtgtgtgtgtgtgtgtgtgtgtgtgtgtgtgtctgtccgcCTGCCTGCCAATACACCAGATGTTGTGCTTGTTAATACAGTACTGTGTGTTGTCATATTTGGCAGCCTAAAACATGTTCACAGGTTGGTCATAAGAGCTTCAACAACTTGGTATGTCCAAAATGAGGGCTTAACAGCTTGCAAAGTGCTGTGCTGTCTCTGCTTTCATTGACAGTCGCCATATATGGTGGAGACAGTGTTACTCACACccctaaaaactgaaaactgggTTTTTCAATGTGAAAACCTACAGTGCCGCAGGTCCGTGAATTTGCAAATGCATTATATTGCACCTTTAATATTTGCGTCATATGAGTTTTGTTTATGTGGACATAAATATAttgttaaagtgtgtgtgtgtgtgtgtgtgtgtgcgctgaaCAGCCTTTACATTAATTTGTATTCACATTTACTTGAAGTTCAAGcacaacaaactgaaaatattcaaCTTCCCCATATGTGCTTAGTCAATATGAACAATTAAATCAAACtttgaagtttcagttttttaataTACATCATACATGATTCACATTTACTCAGAGAAGAAAAAGTCACATCAGATAGCAGTTTTTGAGCAGTCGTTTCTTGCAGCCAACCGTCACTCTGGTAGTTCAGCACTAGAGGGCAGACTAACTTTCTTcacagtcattttcaaaaagtaaaCTGAGAGCATCATAGTCTGCTTCAGACAATTGTATTGGTGGAGTTGCTACAGTTACATATTTGGGTTTTTGTCCAAGATGTATtggttttgactttttctttaaagatgaATTAATTGTGGTTGTGTCATAGTTTTCTTCTATATACCCTTTAGATGGATtagtttatgtatgtgtttattttaattttaatttttcttaatttttgaaaGGCTTGGTTCAGGCAAACAAATTATTGTTTCCAGGGCACTGGCACATGTGGCACGTGTTTTACATCAGGGAGGCAGACTCCAGTTCATAAATCTAGTAAAAATAAtcaaaggaataaataaataaagaagttaaaaaaacaaaacaaaaaacaacagaaggaAAACATGGCACAAATATATCTTGAGACCTTTTATagacagtgtttcccacagagtTAGAGTCTTTTTGTGTCGATAACTTATCCCTTTTTCAATTTATGTGCCCTTTCTCTAAatttgatgtttgatgtttttttttatgggtcCAGAAAAGCAACACAGTGACTCACACTGAGACATGTTGCTACAGAAGCGTGGCAAGCAAAATCATTCCTTCCCCATGGTACAGCGAAATATGTTTGACTTTTCCGCTCAAGGGGTGAATTCGCACTGCTCGTCGATGTCACTTTTGGCAGATGTGCTTCCAAGGTGTTTCATTGGAGCGGTTGCGCCTGGTGCAGTCTGTCTCAGTGTGATCGCCCCCGAACAGTGCTCCTAATAAAATTGTCTATTTTAGTATGACATCTTAATTATTGTTCGACAACTTAATTCTGTAAAGTCTGGATactgtgttattgttattgttttattgtgtgaccTTTTCCCTTGCCTTCTGGCCTCATTTTTAGACCATTTACCGCATTCAGTTTCTTCTCCAAGGTGTTTCTGGTTAATTTTATCCTCTATCAACACTGTGggttacaagaaaatgcaaAGCCCATTCTTTGTTTTAACTGCTGTGGCCTTACTATAGATGTTTTCGCCTTACATCCTCCAGTGTTCAGGAAATCATTAAGTTGCACTGTCCATAAAACTGTGTCTTCATAAAGACGTATTTCCCTCGCTCTTCAGTCGCTGTTATATAATGCACATAAATTGGTTGCCATAATCGTGTTGACCTTTTGTTGTCATGCAAGTGACGCCAGTTAGCAGAGATTAAAATTATCACCAGCTTAACTGGGATCTGCTGCTGTGCCCTCGGAGGGGTTGTGCACTGAATACTGATAAAGCGTTTTCTGTATATTTCGATGcacttctcttcctcttcataaTATATTGAATATGTTTCTGAATGTGCTACCTTTAGATTTGAGTctctgaaaaagacatttggAAATTCAGTGCCACTGGCATCATCATCTGTTTGTGCATTGAATATATAGAAATTTAACATTGCTTCCACTCTCACCCTGATAAATATCAATCACAGTGTTTCAAACCATCTAACATAGACTCGCATTTCGATATGGGGTTGACGGGACATAACATCAGTTCAGAATTTTCATGTCCTTTGCAGACTTGTCCACCAAATTTCAACTGCCAACGTCTTAACTCGTTCGTTTCTTTAAACTTAGGCAACTTTATTAATAAACAGTATCCCGACTTTCGAAATTGCCCTCCAAAAACATTAATCGATGCTCTTCTCACTGTAGATCCAAAGCAGAAAAGGAATATTTAATGCATGTATGGCTCCATAGATTCTGTCAGCTCTGTTTTCTGCCATCACATAAGAGAAGCATGGAAGCAGCATTGTACATCTGCTGTTTCTCttgttaatgcatattttatacTGTTGATGCTCAGTaaatgtaagttaaaaaaagaagttaaacaTTGCATAATGTCTTTTTGGAAGGGTTGAAGTGAATGCCATTTTAGGCGTGTGCTCTGTCTCGTGGTAGTAGGTGTTTTTTAGTGCTCATGTGGTGTTGCTCAGTGAATGTCTGTTAGTTTGACTCCCGTGGAGTTCAATGAGTGCACCTTGTGTGAGGAGTTGGAGATATATTTCTTattgttgacaaaaaatgtacagaagaCACCTTTTTCTTTATGATCTCAGGTTTACAAACGTCCTGTCACACATCTGATAGCATTCAGCCAGTGCACCgtttgtttaatctgttatTCATCTGCTCGTCTTCACTCGCCCTCTGTTGTTCTGTTCCACATTTCCCTCCTTCCctggctctttttttccccccgcaACCCATGTTATGTCTCTCTTTGTTTATCTCCACAGGATCAGACAAGCCAAAGTACAGATCCTTCCAGAACGCATCCTTCCAGATCCTCTCTCTGCCGTGCAGCTCACACCCCTCTCAAGACTCCACATGCACCCCTCCTCCAAACCGCTGACACAGAGCTGCAAACAGGCCCAACGCTGGTGGAATAACTACCAACAGGTcagacacataaacactcaTAGTACATTTACACAGCACACATCTGCAGCAGTAACATACAACATCTTTTGCAAGTACAGgcactttgacattttcattctgGACCATATTTTCCCATGTATTTGTGTCTAATTATATTAACATATAATATTTTAGACACAACATGTAACTCTGTGCACAGGGGCATTGCCATATATTAGTATTATGTTCTGGTGTCCACTTTTGGCCATGATGTGTATGTCATTATTAACAGGGAAGGGAAGAGAAACTGTGAGCACATACAGTAATCACTGTGTGAAGATATAATTAGTTAATGATGCATCTGTTGTTCATCACAGAGGAAGTTTCACTGTGCCAGTCTGACGCCGTGGCCGCCCTGGGTCTACGCTCTCTACGACTCTGTGAGTGCTGCAGCCTGGGTGCACCGCTTGGTATTTCCTCCATAGATAAACATCACATAAGATTTAATGTAAACCGCGTTTTCTTTGCTTGATGTATGTCACCTTGCAGGAGTCACTAATGAACAGAGTGAAGAAACAGCTCCATGAATGGGATGAGAATCTGAAGGATGACTCTCTCCCGACGAACGCCATAGGTCAGCCTCTGTTCAGTGTGTTGCAGATGGATAACAGACGCGTACACACgtatgtctgtttgtgttctttgtgctttctttccttccttcctttcatCCCCGTCTGGTTTCTGTCAGACTTCTCCTACAGAGTTGCGGCCTGTCTGCCCATAGACGACGCTCTGCGGCTCCAGCTGCTGAAGATCGGCAGCGCCATTCAGAGACTTCGCTGTGAGCTGGACATCATGGACCGGGTAAGGAAAAGTCACCACTAACCCTTAGTCCTGTCCAACCATCTCAGCCTTTCTCCTCTGTCCCTGCAGCCATCACCTCCCTCATGGTGTCTGATCTGGTGTTGTTTCACACTGTAcagtctttgtctgtttttctgtctgatgtTCTCTGGTGTACTTCATCCTGCCTGTCAGGGGCTGATAGATCTGTTATTGCTGCTGCGATATTTCAGGTTAAAGTTGGCCTGCAAAATCAAAACCGTTTAAACACATTGAACAAAAGTACAAGCGCTCCCATTTTTTATGAGCTGGATTTAAagatatgatacattttttctATGCAAACATTAGGCTTAGTTCTCAGGTTTTGTTGactaatttgtttaaaaacactttgcaaGCGTAATCCATGGTGACCAGAGAGACCACCTGACAGGTGTAGCATATCAATGAGCTGGTCGCAATAAAGGGCCTCTTTAAAATCTGCACTTTCATCATGCCTCCTTGTCAATGATAGCTGTGAGCGGAGGCATTATATTTTGGGTTCGACTGTTCATCTGTCTGATTCTCAGCCATTGTGATGAGCTTTGTTTGACTCCACCTAAATGAATGAGATGGTTTCTGGCAGTTTGTGTGGGAATTCTTCCATTGTGCAAACCAGTAGTCTCAGGCGATTTTGCACGTGAAGATGCTGGATATAAAGGTCCTGAgctgcagcatttgttttttttttgtataacacaaaaactcaaatggAACCTGAAATTCATCCTGCATTATGAACACAAATCCTAAAATtataaacatttacatttgaatATTAGGAATTATAGATATGTGTGGGTGAGGAAGGTCCATATCACTCAGACTTTatcacagaacacacacacacacacacacacacacacacacacacacacactgctgcatcaACAAAAACTGTAAAGCTGTCGTCGGATCTGTTAAGTGCTTCTTTGATGTGAGTCCCTATTATCTGCCATTTCCTTTCCGTCTGATTGAGCATAGTAATTCTCCTGAAAGTCTCAGAAGGTCACACGCTGCAAACCTGAACCCTTTTCATCCAGCTAGTGGCTCTTGAAGCATAAAGGCCTCAACAGTGAGAACACTTTGCACATACAtcctttaacattttattgtctCTCCTCCACAGTGCACATCACTGTGCTGTAAGCAGTGCCAGGACACAGAAATCACCACAAAAAACGAGATCTTCAGGTGAGGACATCAATGCTTTTGCATGTTGTAGGTCCGTAATTACAGATACTGTTCAGCTCAGTAGTGACACAAACCACAGGGCACTTGATgaatgtgtgagagagataaTTTATGTCGGTGAATATTGCACTTAATGTGGTCCTTTCTTCACCTGCATGGCAGGTAACCAAAACAAGCTGAACATGCATGAACGCTGCATACAGTCTAATCAGTGGAACTATCAATATCAGAGATGAGCTGTGGTAAACAGCACTCATATCTCAAAATCAGCTGAATGATGTGAAAACACGGCATCCTGCAGATTTGAGCTGGGTCCAgggctgttgctcgaactacagaTAGTACTTGTGCATTTTCATATGTCTgcaaccacagacacaaaaagtaGAAAAGCGGATTGAGAGACAGCTGCCCTGCTCTCTTGAACTCAGACAAAACTctgatcaaacaataaaaactaggcagcactgactGAATGTAAACCAACAAACTAACACTGTATTGACTATTTGTCACCGAAAATGTCCtcagcagaaaaatgtttcagtgcaCTGTGTGCTCGTAATACAAGAATtagtgaacaggaagtggattAGCACTATACGTTGTTCTGCTTTGTAAAAAAAGGAGGCTGAAAAAagagatcaaatggtaaaactaagcagtgttGATAAATATGAACCAGAATTCTCTAACTGTGTCGCCTGTTTCAGGACTCAAATgtttcataaacatattttagcttacttttcaactgtaatacaagattgtttgttaccagctggccATCATATTGCTTCCTGTGGCAAAACTGATAAGCTCATCCACCATCCACCAGTGGGAGTGTTGATTGATAgtattctggtagttgtaggttttctacctctagGGCGAAGTCAATACTACAGCCCAtctattttctctattttctcagGTAATGTACCAccgatttcaaaagtatttgcatctttctaatGCAGCAAAGTACTTCTTTAATGAAGcgttaatgttgtttttaaacctcTAGATGCACAAATTTCTGTCTTTGAAGTGATTCTTGTTCCTACTTTTACAATTAATGCCATTaagatgcacattttttaatttatctaaaaaacaGATCGGTTAAATTTTAGGCTGAATTttactgaattttttaaaaaaatggagtCCCCCCCTGCAGCAGTTGGagctgatataaaaaaaacacacattaaagcaGTCTAgtggtacttttttttcatttttctttcctttttttttacctttatcacAGTAATCACTGCAGTTATTACCACGTCATAGTCGAcaatttgtctttctgtctggaAGTTGCATAAAGTCTGGGGTTACGTCATGAGCATGATATCCCTGCATTTCATTTCACTCACAGActggatgcacacacacgcacacacactggatgcacacacacacacacacacacacacacacacacacacacacacacatcgttATGTAATCTACTTTTGTAACTAACTATGATGTGTGATGGTTAATGTACTTTTCCAAAAGTCACACACAGAACCTCCTAACACCACTGCAACTGTCCAGACACTCCTCtatgtttaaacaaaatgtgcataaaCCGTTTTATCTGAGGACGTCCAGATAAACAGTGAATGAAAGATTATGTGTTTAATTTGATTGCTGAGGCTACACTCTTCTTGTGAGTACCAAACTACGTACATAATGCGTTTTCAATTAGGGACCCAAACCAGATCTGGAGAACAGTAAATTGCTACCTCAATAACCGATGCAAAATGTGTCTCCTTTGTGTCTGGTTTTATTGTCTGCTGTGAGGTTAAATAATTATCTTGTAGAGCTGAAagttaaaaatagcattttccAGAAGAAAGCACTGGACCTGTTTCAACCCGCTGAGGAAAGGCATATTATAATGTGTGGAgctttaaattgtttaaatctagattaaaaaagaTATGTTTTGACCACGTAGGGTGAGCGTGGTCACAGCAAGCTGTAAATTcatcaataacaataacaaaaacactgtgtgCTAATTTCTTATATATTCTGTGAATATACGTCCATACATATGTTTTCAAATATACAGTTTAACTCCCGAGTGGTCATCACTTTACTGTCGTAATGTCTTATACGTAGTTTACATTATATACTCTTATGCAGTCTGCCTTGACACACAGTACGTGAGATCTTTCATTTAAGATTTGTGGATTTAAGCAGTGTGAGTTTATTGTGAAGAACTCACCGTTCGATTCAAAAAAGCTGTGAAATTACAATGTCCTATTTAGGCATTTTTAAGGCAGCTTGCCTCAGAGCTGCAATAATTAGATCAGTTAGTTGTcaacaattaaattaattgcCACTAATTTGATATTTGATTAAATGGTTTGagtgactaaaaaaaagaaagaatccAAAATTGTCTGAATGAATGTGagtattttctggtttctttattcctctatgacagtaaacttaTACACGACAAATATTCGATCtattgagaaaataaattgttaGAAAGATAATCGTTAGCTGCAACTCCAGTTTAGCTCCATTTGCAGGCTGtttcattctttctttaaaaggaccatactgatgttttctttttggttgAAACATTTAATCATAATCAGTGCTGATGACTttttcctctgcctctctctccctgcagctTGTCTCTGTACGGACCCATGGCTGCATACGTCAACCCTCACGGTTACGTCCATGAAACCCTGACTGTCTACAAAGCTAACAACCTCAACCTGATTGGCAGGCCATCCACACTGCACAGCTGGTTTCCAGGGTAACTTTCATACTCCTGGCTAGTTCACACTCCTTCCTCGGACCAGTGAATGATGCAACACGTGACGCACAGTGAATAGTTTGACTCTGAGTCCTCACTGTGCCTCTCACACCAGGGTTTCCTAATTATTTAACACACtttaatactgtttttgttCTAACTGTATTTTGAAGCTCTCCAGTGCCTTAAATAAGAAGCTTTGGCTTTTCTTTGTAATATCATAatcagtattgtttttttttttaatgcctttgcACAAGTGATAACTGTGGCCAGAGGATTTATGTTTTTCGACTTGtccgtctgtcccattctcatgaatgtgatatcttgATGGaacttcctcaaatttggcacaaatgtccattgaGAGTAaaggataaactgatttgattttggtagtcaaaggtgaaaggtcaaggtcggTGTGAACTCACAGAAAGGCGGTTGCCATGACCAGAGGCATTACGTTTTCAGGTTGCCTGTATGTACGTGTGTCTGACCGTCCCGTTTTTGTGAACAGTTTATCTCAAGGACgcctcgagggaatttcttcaaatttgacacaaacatctaTTTGTACTCAACTGTGAACTGACTACACTTTGGAtgtcaaaggttaaaggtcactgtgacgttGCAGCCTCATTATCATAAGCCCGATATTTTAATAACACAAgggaattttgtcaaatttgacgCAAACTTCCGCCTCAGGTATGAACTGAAAAGAAACTGTTGGTGAAAGCTCGCAACTGAGcccacaaaacatgtttttgccataactcaagaattcagacaatggtaaaactaagcagtgttGATAAATATGAACCAGAATTCTCTAACTGTGTTATAATAACGATGACAGAATTTCAGGTAAATATCTAATAGggtaaaatgaagaaatgatgGCATCTGACATCCAAAGGGTCAATGGTCAGcttcactatgacatcataatgttctgcaaaaacacttttctggccgttactcaacatcatatctcagaaacagaaggggagacatttggtcagaaactgaattggtgacactaatcttgggtgtccaccttgaaactgtgctgactgtatagatcGTCTGTGTTGCCGCGGGGAGggatgtgtgtgaaacattcacatttcaccaaaaaataTGATTGATACCTTTAATTAAATtcttatatatacatttttgaacaCATCTGAATGGGATCCTATATAAAATGTTCTCCTCTTCTGTCCCTCTTAGGTACGCCTGGACAATTGCTCAGTGCAGAACCTGCGGGTCTCACATGGGTTGGAAGTTTACAGCCACCAAGAAGGACTTGTCTCCACCTCGTTTCTGGGGTCTGACCCGTTCAGCTATGCTCCCCCGTATCCCCCAGGGCGAggtggaggaggggagagagggctCTCGGCTGTTCTGCCTGTGACATCTGACCACCGTTAATCattcaacaaaacaagaacCTGCAACCCCCCACCGAGCCTGGATCTTCATGCACCCTCTGCCTGTGATTACATTTAGTAATCAGAACATCACACTCCGCCTGTCACTCTCAGCAGTAAATCCATCATATTAGTGGAAAGGTCAGTCTGCCTTTAAATGGCACTCTAAGATCAATTAGAGCAGGATGGAAGTTGTGATGGTTCTCAAAGGTTCTTGAGATGTGGAGGCAGCTGTGAGACGACTCAGTGCAGCGTGATAGAGATTAAGTCCATGACACGTTCTAGCATCAGAGCATGCAGCTGGCTGATCTGCATCCCGTGATACCTGCAGACAAACACCGACACAAAAACGCTTAATGCATAGTGTCCCTTCAACTCCGTTCCTCTGTATGACAGAGTTGACTGCATGCAGTTGGAAAGTCGGCTAAGTCACCTACTTTAATCTGTTGTAAAACCAGTTAATCTGAATTTACTAAGCATTCAGATCCTTTGTGGGTTTCTCTGGTATGTTTATCAGTTTCGTCATTAAGCTGCTGTAGGTCAGTGGAGGGAATGAGAGTGCACTCATGTTGTACTTCTAGATCTGTCACTAAAGGGGATATTTTGGAATTAAATtggatgtatttttgtatgCGAGAAGACTGGAAAGTAGTTCAACAGACTCAACCGTGTGTGCTTTTTATTATCACACCAgttttttatgcaaacaaaaaactgagGTGACAATAATGTGTAATAGATGTAATCGGTGTCTGTTTTGTATTCAACTGAGGTTCATTGTCCTGTCAGAGGATGTGCTTCAGCAAACAAGCAAGTGGATATTAGAGATGTCGTGGTGCCTAATGGAGGAGtgttatttattacaaaaagttAGAGCTGATTATcacagagagcgagaggagcATTTACCCATCTTCATTTAGTTTGTTCATGTTGTGTGGCATGTTAAAATAGTGTGCCTATGCCCCAGCTCAGTGTCTTTTGATAAGTTTGATGAACCAGTGAGCCACAGGCGTGAATGAACGATTGTTAACGATGAAAGGGAGAGATAAAGAGATAAAGATTTAattaaaaggtgtttttgtaGTGTTGcagttttcaggattttactTCTTGCGATTTTGTTGCAAGGTGCTGGCTCACGTTTGTATAAATGTAGCTGTAAATAAGAGGCAGTTATAGCATTTATTGTGTAATATAACTGGTGTTCTACTGTTTGTAGAATCTGACTCTTATTTcacatattatatattcatGTCACAGAGAATTGTTAGGTAATAATCTTTTCATCAGTTAGCAAAGTCATTGATTGCAATAAGAAATCATGTAGATTGTGAAAATGTTGGTCCGTCTGATTGAATGTTTTTGGATAAATTCTTAAAAGAACAGTTTGAAGTTTGGCAAAATGCACATTTGCTTTTAGTAAAGAGTTAGAAGAGAGGCTATAAAACACTCATGTCTGTCAGACAATTTTGAAGCTACCA
This DNA window, taken from Plectropomus leopardus isolate mb chromosome 2, YSFRI_Pleo_2.0, whole genome shotgun sequence, encodes the following:
- the crbn gene encoding LOW QUALITY PROTEIN: protein cereblon (The sequence of the model RefSeq protein was modified relative to this genomic sequence to represent the inferred CDS: deleted 1 base in 1 codon), coding for MADERGGGDDNINDNMGNQLQLLPDNEEEEEEDDMETEDRDNGEAEKPTIITFDPSLPTSHAYLGSDMEEFHGRTVHDDDSCQTIPVLPHTAVMLVPGQTLPLQLFRPQEVSMMRNVIQRDRTFAVLAHSDASEPEAEFGTTAEIYAYREEQEYGIETVKVKAVGRQRFKVHEIRTQADGIRQAKVQILPERILPDPLSAVQLTPLSRLHMHPSSKPLTQSCKQAQRWWNNYQQRKFHCASLTPWPPWVYALYDSESLMNRVKKQLHEWDENLKDDSLPTNAIDFSYRVAACLPIDDALRLQLLKIGSAIQRLRCELDIMDRCTSLCCKQCQDTEITTKNEIFSLSLYGPMAAYVNPHGYVHETLTVYKANNLNLIGRPSTLHSWFPGYAWTIAQCRTCGSHMGWKFTATKKDLSPPRFWGLTRSAMLPRIPQGEVEEGREGSRLFCL